A stretch of Thermus caldifontis DNA encodes these proteins:
- the dusA gene encoding tRNA dihydrouridine(20/20a) synthase DusA, giving the protein MSDHRLSVAPMVDRTDRHFRYLVRQISRKVRLYTEMTVDQAVLRGKAERLLAFHPAEHPIALQLAGSDPKSLAEAARIGQAWGYDEVNLNLGCPSEKAQEGGFGACLLLDPIRVAEILRAMVEAVEIPVTVKLRLGVEGERYPLLARWVERYGETGVRVFIVHARSALLGLSTRKNREVPPLRHDWVHRLKEDFPHLTFVLNGGVRTLEEALPHLEKVDGVMMGRAVYEDPFVLAEADRQVYGLDHRPNRLEVAQRMRAYLAEEAERGTPPWAVLRHLLNLFRGQAGGRLWRRLLSEGRSLDALDQALRLLQEKVGQEGEEENPNPKGNAAVKRAGLGLSRQGI; this is encoded by the coding sequence GTGTCTGACCACCGCCTTTCCGTGGCCCCCATGGTGGACCGGACGGACCGGCACTTCCGCTACCTGGTCCGCCAGATAAGCCGTAAGGTGCGGCTTTACACGGAAATGACCGTGGACCAGGCGGTGCTCCGGGGAAAGGCCGAACGGCTTCTCGCCTTCCACCCAGCGGAGCACCCCATCGCCTTGCAACTTGCGGGTTCGGACCCCAAGAGCCTGGCGGAGGCGGCGCGGATAGGCCAGGCCTGGGGGTACGACGAGGTGAACCTGAACCTGGGTTGCCCCTCGGAGAAGGCCCAAGAGGGAGGGTTTGGCGCCTGTCTCCTCCTAGACCCCATAAGGGTGGCCGAGATCCTCAGGGCCATGGTGGAGGCGGTGGAAATCCCCGTCACGGTGAAGCTCCGCCTGGGGGTGGAGGGGGAAAGGTATCCCCTCCTCGCCCGTTGGGTGGAACGCTATGGGGAAACGGGGGTCAGGGTGTTCATCGTCCATGCCCGTAGCGCCTTGCTGGGGCTCTCCACCCGGAAGAACCGGGAGGTTCCCCCCTTGCGCCACGACTGGGTCCACCGGCTCAAGGAGGATTTCCCCCACCTCACCTTCGTCCTGAACGGGGGGGTACGCACCCTGGAGGAAGCCCTTCCCCACCTGGAGAAGGTGGATGGGGTCATGATGGGCCGGGCGGTCTACGAGGACCCCTTTGTATTGGCGGAGGCGGACCGGCAGGTGTATGGCCTGGACCACAGGCCAAACCGCCTGGAGGTGGCCCAGCGCATGCGGGCCTATTTGGCGGAAGAGGCGGAAAGGGGCACCCCCCCTTGGGCGGTGCTGAGGCACCTGCTGAACCTCTTCCGGGGACAAGCCGGGGGAAGGCTTTGGCGGCGCCTCCTTTCGGAAGGGCGTTCCCTGGATGCCTTGGACCAGGCCCTAAGGCTTCTTCAGGAGAAAGTAGGCCAGGAGGGCGAGGAGGAAAACCCAAACCCAAAGGGGAATGCGGCGGTGAAGCGGGCGGGGCTGGGGCTTTCCCGTCAGGGGATCTAG
- a CDS encoding tetratricopeptide repeat protein — protein MVKDLEAKALAGDLEAQALLHFVRLLRHKDYPGARAYAEGFPEGPKERLLAGLRLLEEAPERLEDPLFAAEREVVLGVKAVGEGRRQEAEAHFHKALSLDPQHHRALVNLGNLYQERGELEAALDLYQRALKLAPDDPLVHENLAALYKKKGDLDRMVAHMKRATRLKMRPPVPLDPLTGKPQPRPLHRRIPLWVWVFLLALLAYFLLKKP, from the coding sequence ATGGTGAAGGACCTCGAGGCCAAGGCCCTGGCGGGGGATCTCGAGGCCCAGGCCCTGCTTCACTTCGTGCGGCTTCTTCGGCACAAGGACTATCCCGGGGCCAGGGCCTATGCGGAAGGCTTTCCCGAAGGGCCTAAGGAAAGGCTTTTAGCGGGGCTTCGCCTCTTGGAGGAGGCTCCGGAGCGTTTGGAAGACCCCCTGTTCGCCGCGGAAAGGGAGGTGGTCCTGGGGGTCAAGGCGGTGGGGGAGGGGAGGCGGCAGGAGGCCGAAGCCCACTTCCACAAGGCCCTTTCCCTTGATCCCCAGCACCACCGGGCCCTGGTCAACCTGGGCAACCTCTATCAGGAACGGGGGGAACTGGAGGCGGCCTTGGACCTTTACCAGCGGGCCTTGAAGCTGGCCCCGGACGACCCCTTGGTCCACGAGAACCTGGCGGCCCTTTATAAGAAGAAGGGGGACCTGGACAGGATGGTGGCCCACATGAAGCGGGCCACCCGGCTCAAGATGCGCCCGCCTGTCCCCCTAGATCCCCTGACGGGAAAGCCCCAGCCCCGCCCGCTTCACCGCCGCATTCCCCTTTGGGTTTGGGTTTTCCTCCTCGCCCTCCTGGCCTACTTTCTCCTGAAGAAGCCTTAG
- a CDS encoding type II toxin-antitoxin system VapC family toxin has product MRFWDASALLPLLALEAATERMQRLYLENPLVVVWWGTEPELFSALARKAREGVLKDAPLAKALDRLERLQRAWYEVLPGEEVRKTVRRLLFAHPLRTGDALQLAAAWVASRGRPQDLPFVTLDLRLAGAALREGFPVLPDPGEA; this is encoded by the coding sequence ATGAGGTTCTGGGACGCCTCAGCTCTTCTTCCCCTCCTGGCCCTGGAGGCCGCCACGGAAAGGATGCAAAGGCTCTATCTGGAAAATCCCCTGGTGGTGGTCTGGTGGGGAACTGAGCCGGAGCTCTTTTCCGCTCTTGCCCGTAAAGCCCGCGAGGGAGTCCTGAAGGATGCGCCCCTGGCCAAAGCCCTGGATCGTCTGGAAAGGTTACAAAGGGCATGGTACGAGGTGTTACCGGGGGAGGAGGTGCGGAAAACCGTGCGCCGCCTCCTCTTCGCCCACCCCTTGCGCACCGGGGATGCCCTGCAGCTGGCTGCAGCCTGGGTGGCCAGCCGGGGACGGCCCCAGGACCTTCCCTTTGTAACCCTGGATCTGCGCTTGGCAGGAGCGGCTCTTAGGGAAGGGTTCCCCGTACTCCCCGACCCGGGGGAAGCCTAA
- a CDS encoding response regulator transcription factor has product MARILLVEDDPQVGELVKRFLEKEGLGVDWARTGREALHQVWNKAKPDLVVLDRGLPDLEGLEVLKALRDLDPMLPVLLLTGKADEDSRVEGLLEGADDYLGKPFSLRELLARIKALLRRSGKEGRRHFGPLELDLEAKKAYLEGQPLKLSATETNLLFVLAQTPGRVYTREELLERVWGPEFEGSERVVDAYIRLLRKKLKDNPQSPRFIETVVGMGYRFLGE; this is encoded by the coding sequence ATGGCGCGGATTCTCTTGGTGGAGGACGATCCCCAGGTGGGGGAGCTGGTCAAGCGATTTCTGGAAAAGGAGGGGCTTGGGGTGGACTGGGCCCGCACGGGCCGGGAGGCCTTACATCAGGTCTGGAATAAGGCCAAGCCGGACCTGGTGGTCCTGGACCGGGGGCTTCCCGACCTGGAGGGCCTCGAGGTCCTCAAGGCCTTGCGGGACCTGGACCCAATGCTTCCGGTTTTGCTCCTAACCGGTAAGGCGGACGAGGATAGCCGGGTGGAGGGGCTATTGGAGGGGGCGGACGACTACCTGGGCAAGCCCTTCTCCCTTAGGGAACTTTTGGCCCGCATCAAGGCCCTTCTCCGCCGAAGCGGCAAGGAGGGAAGGCGGCATTTCGGCCCCCTGGAGCTGGACCTGGAGGCCAAGAAGGCCTACCTGGAGGGTCAGCCCTTGAAGCTTTCCGCCACCGAAACCAACCTCCTCTTTGTTCTGGCCCAGACCCCGGGAAGGGTGTACACCCGGGAGGAACTTTTGGAAAGGGTTTGGGGACCTGAGTTTGAGGGCTCCGAGCGGGTGGTGGACGCCTATATCCGGCTCCTGCGGAAAAAGCTCAAGGACAACCCCCAAAGCCCCCGGTTCATTGAAACCGTGGTGGGGATGGGCTACCGCTTCCTGGGCGAGTGA
- a CDS encoding type II toxin-antitoxin system Phd/YefM family antitoxin yields MRRVSVSQAKAHLSKLLREVRSGEEILILDRGRPVARLVPAALPEGLEELVRLGMVRPGSGEVLDFAGMPRIPGLVEALLEERREEG; encoded by the coding sequence ATGCGTAGGGTGTCGGTGAGCCAGGCCAAGGCCCACCTCTCCAAGCTCCTAAGGGAAGTGCGCTCAGGGGAGGAGATCCTCATCCTGGACCGCGGCAGACCCGTGGCCAGGCTGGTGCCCGCCGCCTTGCCCGAGGGCCTGGAAGAGCTGGTGCGCCTGGGAATGGTGCGTCCGGGGAGTGGGGAGGTTCTGGACTTTGCCGGAATGCCCCGGATACCCGGGCTGGTGGAGGCCCTTTTGGAGGAGCGCCGGGAGGAAGGATGA
- a CDS encoding glycogen synthase, which yields MKVLMVAPEAYPLVKVGGLADVVGALPKALRPLGVEAWVLLPWHRGLVAERVGEVAYTFAGREERAPLGERVEGGVRFFLLGVSGFDRERVYGYPDDAERYLRFALAASRVARGFDLVHAHDWTAALLALTAPVPVVYTIHNLAHQGLVDPALFFHWTGLPWSLFHMEALEFFGQVNLMKGGIVFARAVTTVSPSYAEEIQTPEFGMGLDGVLRRHREKLFGILNGLDLEVFDPARDPHLPAPYSQEDPRGKALAQKALSQRTGLAQPILAYVGRLDGQKGLDLILEAIPRLRELGFRLLVQGVGEEGLGKALRRAEEENPGFVRFVEAYDEALARLAYAGADALLVPSRFEPCGLVQMIAQRYGTPPVARAVGGLKDTVEDGRTGVLFQTYHPEGLLYGVLRLFRLGPEALGLRGMEKDFSWAKSAEAYRRVYRLALG from the coding sequence ATGAAGGTCCTTATGGTGGCCCCTGAGGCCTACCCCTTGGTAAAGGTGGGCGGGCTTGCGGATGTGGTGGGGGCCTTGCCCAAGGCCTTGAGGCCCTTAGGGGTGGAGGCCTGGGTTCTTCTGCCTTGGCACCGGGGTCTTGTGGCCGAAAGGGTAGGGGAGGTGGCCTATACCTTTGCGGGCCGGGAGGAAAGGGCCCCTTTGGGAGAGCGGGTGGAGGGAGGGGTGCGGTTTTTCCTCCTGGGCGTGAGTGGTTTTGACCGGGAGAGGGTCTACGGCTACCCCGACGATGCCGAGCGCTACCTGCGCTTTGCCCTGGCGGCAAGCCGGGTGGCCCGGGGGTTTGACCTGGTCCACGCCCATGACTGGACGGCCGCGCTCCTTGCCCTGACCGCCCCCGTGCCCGTGGTCTACACCATCCATAACCTGGCCCACCAGGGCCTTGTGGATCCCGCCCTGTTCTTTCACTGGACGGGGCTTCCCTGGAGCCTATTCCATATGGAGGCCCTGGAGTTCTTCGGCCAGGTGAACCTGATGAAGGGGGGCATCGTCTTTGCCCGGGCGGTGACCACGGTGAGCCCCTCCTATGCGGAGGAGATCCAGACCCCGGAGTTCGGCATGGGGCTGGACGGGGTGCTGAGGCGGCATAGGGAAAAGCTCTTTGGCATCCTGAATGGCTTGGACCTGGAGGTCTTTGACCCCGCCCGTGACCCCCACCTTCCCGCTCCCTACTCCCAGGAGGATCCCAGGGGCAAGGCCCTGGCGCAAAAGGCCCTTTCCCAGCGCACAGGCCTGGCCCAGCCCATTTTGGCCTACGTGGGCCGCCTGGATGGGCAGAAGGGCCTGGACCTCATCCTAGAGGCCATCCCCCGCTTGCGGGAGCTGGGTTTTCGCCTCCTAGTCCAGGGGGTGGGGGAGGAGGGCTTGGGGAAGGCCCTTAGGCGGGCGGAGGAGGAGAACCCTGGCTTTGTGCGGTTTGTGGAGGCCTACGACGAGGCCCTGGCCCGCCTGGCCTATGCGGGGGCCGATGCCCTTTTGGTTCCGAGCCGCTTTGAGCCCTGCGGCCTGGTGCAGATGATCGCCCAGCGCTACGGCACCCCTCCCGTGGCCCGGGCGGTGGGGGGGCTTAAGGACACCGTTGAGGACGGGCGCACGGGGGTGCTCTTCCAAACCTACCACCCGGAGGGCCTGCTCTATGGGGTCCTGCGCCTTTTCCGCTTGGGGCCGGAGGCCCTGGGTCTAAGGGGCATGGAAAAGGACTTCTCCTGGGCCAAAAGCGCTGAGGCCTACCGCCGGGTTTACCGTTTGGCCTTAGGCTAA
- a CDS encoding gamma-glutamylcyclotransferase family protein, producing MERVFVYGTLKRGERNYPLVEGLVVKVLPGHVEGFRLFHLAEGRDRPYPYPGMVPGEGRVYGEVLFLPEEALSLLDGLEEEGEEYRRVRVWVETEEGPLSAWTYLYLGDLEGAIPLPQGEWRG from the coding sequence ATGGAGCGGGTGTTTGTCTACGGCACCCTGAAGCGGGGGGAAAGGAACTACCCTTTGGTGGAGGGGCTGGTGGTGAAGGTCCTGCCCGGGCACGTGGAGGGCTTTCGCCTTTTTCACCTGGCCGAGGGGCGGGACCGCCCTTACCCCTATCCCGGCATGGTTCCCGGGGAGGGAAGGGTCTACGGGGAGGTCCTCTTTTTGCCGGAGGAGGCCCTTTCCCTCCTGGACGGGCTGGAGGAGGAGGGGGAGGAGTACCGGCGGGTTCGGGTCTGGGTGGAAACGGAGGAGGGCCCCCTTTCCGCCTGGACGTACCTCTACCTGGGGGACCTCGAGGGGGCTATCCCCCTGCCCCAAGGGGAGTGGCGGGGTTAG
- a CDS encoding SagB/ThcOx family dehydrogenase, with the protein MEKHPGKLFYRLSRLAQGEELPLKRRPKAKVYANPLETQALPPFREEGGPPLFRVLSQLRPLLPEVGSALTLKDLSQVLYPLAERLGRRGFPSAGEAYPLEAYLVVRRVEGVFPGVYHYFPKEHQLFQIAAKVEEASWSEALLGLDLGKAAALLVFTLVPERSEALFGLRGYRYALLEAGYAAGLVLLAAVGQGLAAYPAETFYDESVARLLRLPEGEYPGVVVILGR; encoded by the coding sequence ATGGAGAAGCATCCGGGTAAGCTTTTCTACCGCCTTTCCCGCCTGGCCCAAGGGGAGGAACTTCCCCTAAAGCGGAGGCCCAAGGCTAAGGTCTACGCCAATCCCCTGGAAACCCAGGCCCTGCCCCCCTTCCGGGAGGAGGGAGGGCCGCCTTTGTTCCGGGTGCTTTCCCAGCTCAGGCCCCTTTTGCCCGAGGTGGGCTCGGCCCTTACCCTGAAGGACCTTTCCCAGGTCCTCTATCCCTTGGCGGAACGCTTGGGGAGGCGGGGGTTTCCCTCGGCGGGGGAGGCGTACCCCTTGGAGGCCTATTTGGTGGTGCGCCGGGTGGAGGGGGTGTTCCCTGGGGTGTACCATTACTTCCCCAAGGAGCACCAGCTCTTCCAGATTGCCGCCAAGGTGGAGGAGGCCTCCTGGTCGGAGGCGCTTTTGGGGCTGGATTTGGGGAAGGCGGCGGCCCTTTTGGTCTTCACCCTGGTGCCGGAACGGAGCGAGGCCTTGTTTGGGCTAAGGGGGTACCGGTATGCTCTTTTGGAGGCAGGCTATGCTGCGGGCCTGGTCCTCTTGGCGGCGGTGGGCCAGGGTTTGGCCGCCTACCCGGCGGAAACCTTTTATGATGAGAGCGTGGCCCGGCTCTTGCGGCTTCCGGAAGGGGAGTATCCTGGAGTGGTGGTGATTCTTGGGCGTTAG